One genomic window of Mucilaginibacter sp. SJ includes the following:
- a CDS encoding SMP-30/gluconolactonase/LRE family protein produces MKKVSALILLISAFSVKVFAQTDANLYDPNTKPQLVAKQFSFTEGPAVDKKGNVFFTDQPNNKIWKYDTDGKLSVFLDSAGRSNGMYFDKKGNLISCADANDQLWSISPKGKVTVLLKDYQGHKFNGPNDVWVRPDGGIYITDPYYQRDYWTRKQPDLDGQKLYFLAKGKASAVMVDDKFVRPNGIIGTPDGKTLYVADIGDNKTYRYDINKDGTLSNRTLFIAMGCDGMTIDEHGNIYMCGKGVTIVNPKGEKIGHIDIDEPWTANICFGGKNKDVLFITASKAVYTFKMNVKGVD; encoded by the coding sequence ATGAAAAAAGTCTCTGCCCTCATTTTATTGATATCGGCGTTCTCTGTTAAAGTGTTTGCACAAACCGATGCCAATTTGTACGACCCCAATACCAAACCCCAACTGGTTGCCAAACAATTCTCCTTTACGGAAGGACCCGCTGTCGACAAAAAAGGCAATGTGTTTTTTACGGATCAGCCAAACAACAAGATCTGGAAGTATGATACCGATGGCAAGCTTTCTGTTTTCCTGGATAGCGCGGGCCGCTCAAACGGGATGTATTTTGATAAGAAAGGCAACCTCATTAGCTGTGCCGATGCCAATGATCAGCTTTGGTCTATCAGCCCCAAAGGAAAGGTTACCGTTTTGCTGAAGGATTACCAGGGACATAAGTTTAACGGCCCTAATGATGTTTGGGTACGCCCGGACGGGGGCATCTATATAACCGATCCTTATTATCAACGTGACTACTGGACCCGTAAACAGCCCGACCTTGATGGCCAAAAATTATATTTCCTGGCCAAAGGCAAGGCATCGGCTGTTATGGTCGATGATAAGTTTGTACGCCCCAATGGCATAATCGGTACACCGGATGGTAAGACTTTGTATGTAGCCGATATCGGCGATAACAAAACCTATCGTTACGATATCAATAAAGATGGTACATTATCTAACCGTACCCTGTTTATAGCTATGGGCTGCGATGGCATGACGATTGACGAACATGGCAATATTTATATGTGCGGCAAAGGCGTTACCATCGTTAACCCCAAAGGCGAAAAGATTGGCCACATAGATATCGATGAACCGTGGACTGCCAACATCTGTTTTGGCGGAAAAAACAAAGATGTATTATTTATAACCGCATCAAAGGCAGTTTACACCTTTAAAATGAATGTAAAAGGAGTGGATTGA
- a CDS encoding DNA/RNA non-specific endonuclease — MKINNLLIGLGLALTFAGCSKDLKNSPTPPKTGDTTVNPPAPVPYSITEGFEQGSKTAYAAADVTLSTGSWNFSDALIGNLAADLKDGSKSVRLRTGDIAMNFDIKGLTTLYIKHGKYGSDATSTWQLLMSTDGGANYTQVGTDITETNTTLVTDSFKVSVTGKVRFEIKKAGTTRINIDDITFKGTGDPGITVGIPDTGGSDTTGTSNSATPRNVTAGADAPPASGDNSNLLFGNPSNALSTLASMDNYLIDQKYYVESYNATKGEPNWVSWHLDATNTTNATGRLDNFAGWSGIPAGWYQVESNSYSGSGFDRGHNCPSADRTSSANANSSTFLMTNMIPQAPQNNQQTWANLENYLREQVAAGNEVYIIMGSYGTGGTGSNGTANTINNGHVNVPSNVWKVALIIPKGDGDVARVTASTRVIAVNTPNVNTINSDWTKYITTIKDIETATGYTLLSNLPTAVRTALEVKVDTGASGT; from the coding sequence ATGAAAATTAACAACCTACTTATCGGCCTGGGCTTAGCTTTAACCTTTGCCGGATGTTCCAAAGACCTTAAAAACTCGCCTACTCCGCCAAAAACCGGCGATACCACAGTAAACCCTCCTGCGCCGGTTCCTTATTCCATTACCGAAGGTTTTGAACAGGGAAGTAAAACCGCCTACGCGGCAGCCGATGTAACCCTAAGCACCGGAAGCTGGAATTTTAGCGATGCGCTGATAGGTAACCTCGCTGCCGACCTTAAGGATGGCAGTAAATCTGTAAGGCTCCGTACCGGGGATATCGCCATGAATTTTGATATCAAAGGTCTTACTACGTTATACATTAAACACGGTAAATATGGCAGCGATGCCACATCGACCTGGCAGTTGCTAATGTCGACCGACGGCGGGGCGAATTACACGCAGGTAGGTACCGATATTACTGAAACCAATACCACACTGGTAACCGACTCATTTAAAGTGAGCGTCACAGGTAAAGTTAGGTTTGAGATCAAAAAAGCAGGCACAACCCGCATCAATATTGATGATATTACCTTTAAGGGTACCGGGGATCCGGGCATCACCGTTGGCATACCTGATACCGGCGGCAGCGATACTACCGGCACATCAAATTCTGCAACACCAAGGAACGTTACCGCCGGGGCTGATGCGCCACCTGCAAGCGGCGATAACAGCAACCTGCTTTTCGGTAACCCCTCAAATGCACTTTCAACACTGGCCTCAATGGATAACTACCTGATAGACCAGAAGTATTATGTAGAATCATACAACGCTACCAAAGGCGAGCCAAACTGGGTAAGCTGGCACCTTGACGCGACCAATACCACTAATGCGACTGGTCGTTTGGATAATTTTGCAGGTTGGAGCGGGATTCCTGCTGGTTGGTACCAGGTAGAAAGCAACAGCTATTCGGGCAGCGGGTTCGACAGGGGGCATAACTGTCCCTCGGCCGATCGCACCAGTTCAGCCAACGCTAATTCCTCAACCTTCCTGATGACCAATATGATACCGCAGGCCCCGCAAAATAACCAGCAAACCTGGGCCAATCTTGAAAATTACCTGCGCGAACAAGTGGCAGCCGGCAACGAAGTTTATATCATTATGGGGAGTTACGGTACAGGTGGAACAGGTTCAAACGGGACTGCCAATACGATCAATAATGGCCACGTAAATGTACCAAGTAACGTTTGGAAAGTAGCCCTGATCATCCCCAAAGGTGACGGCGACGTTGCAAGGGTTACCGCTTCAACCAGGGTTATCGCGGTAAATACCCCTAATGTTAACACCATCAACTCCGACTGGACCAAGTACATAACAACTATCAAAGATATTGAAACAGCAACAGGTTATACCCTGCTCTCAAACTTGCCAACTGCGGTTAGGACAGCGCTTGAAGTTAAAGTAGATACCGGAGCTTCGGGAACATAA
- a CDS encoding M16 family metallopeptidase — protein MIKLLKHALITPSIAVLAFNAVAQTAAQPKLIEKVTRKGTELVIPYEKYVLPNGLTVILAEDHSDPLVHVDITYHVGSAREEIGKSGFAHFFEHMMFQGSDHVANGDHFKIITEAGGTLNGSTNRDRTNYYETVPANQLEKMLWLESDRMGFLLDAVTQQKFEVQRATVKNERGQNYDNRPYGLVSQYASKTLYPYGHPYSWLTIGYIEELNKVGVNDLKNFFLRWYGPNNATLTIGGDLNPKQTLAWVSKYFGGIPRGPVVKNMSLPAPVLKADRYVSYTDNYAKFPLLSVSYPGVKIYDKDMSPLDALSAIIGQGRNSIFYKNFVKTRKAAQATMSSSNTELAGEISMRVIPFPGQTLADAKKLVDESLAEFEKKGVSDDDLARFKATAEADYINSLSSVSGKVSELAQAQTFTGNPNQIGRELAAIRAVTKEDVMRVYNQYIKGKPAVILSVLPKGGNLQPVAPDNFTVDTTGYKAPDYGYNGLTYHKPKDSFDRAAKPGVGPNPAIKVPAIWSANTPNGINIIGTQNNEIPSVSMSISIKGGGLFAINNPSKAGLAGIVGRMMNEETQKYTAEDFNSELDKLGSSITFYASLDQIDAEVSSLTKNLGKTMSLLEERLYHPKFTQDALDRIKKQTLEGFKQAKTQPAGVASTVYSKILYGTDNVRTYAAGGNEETVAGITLQDVQDYYDKNFSPSLTKIVVVGDVSEASAKSALAFLNTWKDKKVTIPAPAEGKTFDKTTLYLVDIPGAAQSEIRIGYLDKLNYDPTGDYYKLNIANYILGGAFNSHINLNLREKKGWTYGARSSFSSGRYGGDFTAAAGVLATATDSSVVEFMKEITNYQKTGITPEELKFTQTSIGQSDARRYETNAQKAAFLSRIQEYGLKPTFVDEQNKILSTITPAEINGLASKYLNPDNMIILVVGDKARIYPGLQKLGYPIVELDADGKPKQ, from the coding sequence ATGATCAAACTTTTAAAGCACGCATTGATCACTCCATCAATTGCTGTACTGGCGTTTAACGCGGTTGCCCAAACCGCCGCGCAACCAAAGCTTATTGAAAAGGTTACCCGTAAGGGAACCGAGCTGGTGATCCCCTATGAAAAATATGTATTACCCAATGGCCTTACGGTTATTTTGGCCGAAGATCACTCCGATCCGCTGGTTCACGTGGATATCACCTATCACGTAGGTTCGGCGCGTGAGGAGATCGGTAAATCGGGTTTCGCTCACTTCTTTGAGCACATGATGTTCCAGGGATCAGATCATGTAGCCAATGGCGACCATTTTAAGATCATTACCGAAGCCGGCGGCACCCTAAACGGATCAACTAACCGCGACCGTACCAACTATTATGAAACCGTACCGGCTAATCAGCTGGAAAAAATGCTCTGGCTGGAGTCGGACAGGATGGGCTTCCTGCTCGATGCTGTCACCCAGCAAAAATTTGAGGTGCAGCGCGCAACCGTAAAAAACGAACGCGGGCAAAACTACGATAACCGCCCGTACGGTTTAGTTAGCCAGTATGCATCAAAAACACTTTATCCATACGGCCACCCTTATTCATGGCTTACCATTGGCTATATCGAGGAGCTGAATAAAGTAGGAGTAAACGATCTTAAAAACTTTTTCCTGAGATGGTACGGCCCTAATAATGCCACGCTAACCATTGGCGGCGATCTTAACCCAAAACAAACCTTAGCCTGGGTGAGCAAATATTTCGGCGGGATCCCAAGAGGGCCAGTGGTAAAGAATATGTCTTTACCTGCACCTGTGTTAAAAGCCGACAGGTATGTATCCTACACAGATAATTACGCCAAGTTCCCCTTGTTGTCTGTAAGCTATCCGGGCGTTAAGATCTATGATAAGGACATGTCGCCTCTTGATGCTTTGTCGGCTATCATCGGACAGGGCCGCAATTCTATATTTTACAAAAACTTTGTAAAAACCCGTAAAGCGGCACAGGCCACCATGAGTTCATCCAATACCGAACTGGCCGGTGAGATCAGCATGCGGGTTATACCTTTCCCTGGTCAAACGCTGGCTGATGCCAAAAAACTGGTCGATGAGTCATTAGCCGAGTTTGAGAAAAAAGGTGTAAGTGACGATGACCTGGCCCGCTTTAAAGCCACTGCCGAAGCCGATTATATCAACAGCTTATCGAGCGTAAGCGGTAAGGTATCTGAACTGGCGCAGGCGCAAACCTTTACCGGTAACCCTAACCAAATTGGCCGCGAACTTGCTGCTATCCGCGCGGTTACCAAAGAGGATGTGATGCGCGTTTATAACCAGTACATTAAAGGGAAACCAGCTGTAATATTAAGCGTATTGCCTAAGGGCGGTAACCTGCAGCCTGTAGCACCCGATAATTTTACTGTTGATACCACAGGTTACAAAGCACCGGATTATGGCTATAATGGTTTAACCTATCACAAGCCTAAAGATAGTTTTGATCGTGCCGCAAAACCGGGCGTTGGCCCTAACCCGGCCATTAAAGTTCCGGCTATATGGTCGGCCAATACACCAAATGGCATCAATATCATCGGTACTCAAAATAACGAGATCCCATCGGTATCTATGTCGATCTCTATTAAAGGCGGTGGTTTGTTTGCCATCAACAACCCATCAAAAGCAGGCCTGGCAGGTATTGTTGGCCGCATGATGAATGAAGAAACGCAGAAATACACTGCCGAAGATTTCAACTCCGAACTGGATAAACTGGGCAGCAGTATCACTTTTTATGCCAGTTTAGATCAGATTGATGCTGAGGTATCGTCGCTTACCAAAAACCTGGGCAAGACAATGTCCCTGCTCGAAGAAAGGTTATATCACCCTAAATTCACCCAGGATGCGCTCGACAGAATCAAGAAGCAAACTTTGGAAGGCTTTAAACAAGCTAAAACCCAACCTGCAGGCGTAGCCAGCACAGTTTACAGCAAAATCCTTTATGGTACCGATAACGTACGCACTTACGCTGCAGGCGGTAATGAAGAAACTGTTGCGGGTATAACGTTGCAGGATGTTCAGGACTATTACGATAAAAACTTTTCACCATCGTTAACCAAAATTGTTGTGGTAGGCGATGTTAGCGAGGCATCTGCAAAAAGCGCGCTCGCTTTCCTCAATACCTGGAAGGATAAAAAGGTGACCATCCCGGCTCCTGCTGAGGGTAAAACATTTGATAAAACCACTTTATACCTGGTTGATATCCCGGGCGCGGCACAATCTGAGATCCGTATCGGGTATTTGGATAAACTAAACTATGATCCAACTGGCGATTATTATAAGTTGAACATTGCCAACTACATTTTAGGCGGCGCATTCAACAGTCACATCAATCTTAACCTGCGTGAGAAAAAAGGCTGGACATATGGTGCCCGTTCATCTTTCAGTTCGGGTAGATATGGTGGCGACTTCACCGCCGCGGCCGGCGTATTGGCTACGGCTACCGATAGCTCGGTGGTTGAGTTTATGAAGGAGATCACCAATTATCAAAAAACAGGGATTACACCCGAAGAATTGAAGTTCACCCAAACTTCTATCGGCCAGAGTGATGCCCGCCGTTATGAAACCAACGCGCAAAAGGCGGCGTTTTTATCACGCATCCAGGAGTACGGCCTTAAACCTACTTTTGTTGATGAGCAAAACAAGATCTTATCAACCATAACTCCTGCCGAGATCAATGGGCTTGCTTCAAAATACCTCAATCCTGATAACATGATCATCCTGGTTGTTGGGGATAAGGCAAGGATCTATCCGGGCCTGCAAAAACTGGGCTACCCGATTGTTGAACTTGACGCTGATGGCAAGCCAAAACAATAA
- a CDS encoding TolC family protein: MLKKAIFYILHTALLMVIMAGCKSYKPVTGQEVAANLPSSFNNSTDTATIAALPIGQFFADQRLVNLIDTALKANPDLLSALQRVEAARANLRFNASKLLPTIDLAANAGVEKYGDYTQNGVGNYDTNFSNNINSDQHIPNPVPNYFLGFQSSWEVDLWGKLNNHKKAAFARFLASQSGYRLVTTALTAQIAGLYYQLLAYDTELGIIKKNIRLQEHALEIVKIQKLGGRATELAVQQFEAQLARTKGLEFTTRQQITETENQLRFLTGSYTGTVTRDTSIMKIKLPVVLGTGVPSQMLLNRPDIRSAELELTAMNADIKAARANFLPTLTLTPYVGYNSFRTNLLFDPASFTYGILGGITAPIFNRKAIKAEYERTIAEQKIAVYNYQKSILSGFQEVKNNLSGIENFNRAFEFKQQELQSLNNALSVANDLYLVGRANYLEIITAQRSVLDAELELAGIKRDIFLSSVNLYQAVGGGWR, encoded by the coding sequence ATGCTAAAAAAAGCAATTTTCTATATACTCCATACGGCACTTTTGATGGTGATCATGGCCGGCTGCAAAAGCTATAAACCGGTCACGGGGCAGGAAGTGGCCGCTAATCTGCCGTCGTCATTCAATAACAGTACTGATACTGCAACAATTGCAGCCTTACCAATAGGCCAGTTTTTTGCCGATCAGAGGCTCGTTAACCTCATTGACACAGCCCTTAAAGCAAACCCCGATCTGTTAAGCGCCCTGCAACGGGTTGAGGCCGCGCGGGCCAATCTGCGGTTCAACGCCTCAAAGCTTTTACCTACCATAGACCTGGCCGCCAACGCCGGGGTTGAAAAATATGGTGATTATACCCAAAACGGCGTAGGTAATTACGACACTAATTTTTCAAACAACATTAACAGCGATCAGCATATCCCCAATCCTGTCCCCAACTATTTCCTGGGCTTTCAAAGCTCATGGGAGGTTGACCTGTGGGGCAAGCTAAACAACCATAAAAAGGCCGCCTTTGCCCGTTTCCTGGCCAGTCAAAGCGGATATCGCCTGGTAACAACAGCCCTCACTGCCCAAATTGCAGGGCTTTATTACCAATTGCTGGCATATGACACCGAATTAGGGATCATCAAAAAAAACATCAGGCTTCAGGAACATGCCTTAGAGATTGTTAAAATCCAAAAACTGGGCGGCCGCGCTACGGAATTGGCTGTGCAGCAATTTGAGGCGCAATTGGCCCGTACCAAAGGTTTGGAGTTTACCACCCGCCAGCAGATTACCGAAACCGAAAATCAGCTTCGCTTTTTAACAGGGAGTTATACCGGAACGGTAACACGGGATACTTCTATCATGAAAATTAAACTGCCAGTGGTACTTGGTACTGGTGTTCCGTCGCAAATGCTGTTAAACAGGCCGGATATCCGCTCTGCCGAACTGGAGCTTACCGCGATGAACGCGGACATTAAAGCGGCAAGGGCAAACTTTCTCCCAACTTTAACTTTAACTCCATATGTTGGCTATAACAGTTTCAGGACAAACTTGTTATTTGATCCGGCTTCATTTACTTATGGTATTTTAGGAGGCATCACCGCTCCTATCTTTAACCGCAAGGCCATCAAAGCCGAATACGAGCGAACTATAGCTGAGCAGAAAATAGCGGTGTACAATTATCAAAAAAGTATCCTTTCCGGTTTTCAGGAAGTGAAGAATAATTTGAGCGGAATAGAGAATTTTAACCGTGCTTTTGAATTTAAGCAACAGGAGCTGCAATCGCTAAACAATGCATTGTCTGTAGCTAACGATTTATACCTTGTTGGCCGGGCCAATTATTTGGAGATCATCACCGCGCAACGCAGCGTACTTGATGCCGAACTTGAGCTGGCCGGTATTAAGCGGGATATTTTCTTAAGCTCGGTTAATTTATACCAGGCTGTGGGCGGCGGCTGGAGATAG
- the lysS gene encoding lysine--tRNA ligase: protein MSIALSEQEIIRRKSLQELRALGINPYPAEAFNVNAWAQDIADNFKDKPEAYQDVVIAGRIMTRRIMGSASFAELQDSTGRVQIYIKRDDVCPGEDKTLYNTVFKKLLDIGDYIGVKGYVFLTQTGEISVHVRELVVLSKSLKPLPVVKREEDGTIHDGFTDPELRYRQRYVDLTVNPDYKQIFINRSKVISAMRSYFNTQGWMEVETPILQPVHGGAAARPFATHHNTLDMPLFLRIANELYLKRLIVAGFDGVYEFGKMFRNEGMDRTHNPEFTAMEIYVAYKDYIWMMAMVEECLETVAKAVHGIPVVQVGSNEINFAGPYEKLSMYDSILKYTGIDVSAMDEAGLREVCEELKIEVNPSMGKGKLIDEIFSAKVEHHLIQPTYITDYPIEMTPLAKKHRTKEGLVERFELFVNGKEIANAYSELNDPIDQRERLEEQLILAGRGDDEAMAMDDDFLRALEYGMPPTSGLGIGIDRLVMLMTNQSTIQEVLFFPQMRPEKKAKVATADDFINIGVRAEWVPVLNKMGFNTVEELKAANPNKVFNDLGGMRKKLKLDITMPTKEEVMAWFE, encoded by the coding sequence ATGAGTATTGCATTATCCGAACAGGAGATCATTCGCCGCAAATCTTTACAGGAGCTACGTGCACTGGGTATTAACCCATACCCTGCCGAAGCTTTTAATGTTAACGCCTGGGCACAGGATATAGCCGATAATTTTAAGGATAAACCCGAGGCCTACCAGGATGTTGTAATTGCGGGCAGGATCATGACCCGCCGTATCATGGGCAGTGCTTCATTTGCCGAACTGCAGGATTCAACCGGCCGTGTGCAGATCTATATAAAACGCGATGATGTTTGCCCTGGTGAGGACAAAACATTATATAACACCGTATTTAAAAAACTGCTGGACATTGGCGACTACATTGGCGTAAAAGGCTATGTGTTCCTTACTCAAACAGGCGAGATCTCGGTTCACGTACGTGAGCTGGTGGTGCTTTCAAAATCTCTGAAACCGCTACCGGTTGTTAAACGCGAAGAAGACGGAACTATCCATGATGGTTTTACCGACCCTGAACTGCGTTATCGTCAGCGTTATGTGGATTTAACGGTTAACCCCGATTATAAACAGATTTTCATCAACCGCTCAAAAGTGATCAGCGCTATGCGCAGTTACTTTAACACCCAGGGATGGATGGAAGTGGAAACTCCAATCCTGCAGCCTGTGCATGGTGGTGCAGCGGCCCGTCCGTTTGCTACACACCATAACACGCTTGATATGCCCTTGTTTTTACGTATCGCCAACGAGCTTTACTTAAAAAGGCTTATCGTTGCCGGCTTTGACGGTGTTTATGAGTTTGGCAAAATGTTCCGCAATGAGGGCATGGACCGCACCCACAACCCGGAGTTTACCGCCATGGAAATTTATGTAGCCTATAAAGACTATATATGGATGATGGCCATGGTTGAGGAATGTCTGGAAACTGTTGCCAAAGCAGTTCACGGAATCCCGGTTGTACAGGTTGGCAGCAATGAAATTAACTTTGCAGGTCCGTACGAAAAATTATCGATGTATGACTCGATCCTGAAATACACCGGTATTGACGTATCTGCAATGGACGAAGCAGGCTTACGCGAGGTTTGCGAAGAACTAAAAATAGAAGTAAACCCAAGCATGGGCAAAGGCAAACTGATCGACGAGATTTTCAGCGCTAAAGTTGAGCATCACCTGATCCAGCCTACTTATATTACCGACTACCCTATCGAAATGACCCCGCTTGCCAAAAAGCACCGTACTAAAGAAGGTTTGGTTGAGCGTTTTGAGTTATTCGTAAATGGTAAAGAGATAGCAAATGCTTACTCGGAGCTGAATGACCCTATCGACCAGCGTGAGCGTTTGGAAGAGCAGCTGATCCTGGCCGGTCGCGGTGATGACGAAGCTATGGCCATGGATGACGATTTTTTACGCGCGCTTGAATATGGTATGCCGCCAACATCTGGTTTAGGTATCGGTATCGACAGGCTGGTAATGCTGATGACCAATCAAAGCACCATCCAGGAAGTATTGTTCTTCCCGCAAATGCGCCCGGAGAAAAAAGCTAAAGTAGCTACCGCCGATGATTTTATAAATATTGGCGTACGAGCCGAATGGGTACCGGTATTGAATAAAATGGGCTTTAATACCGTTGAAGAATTAAAAGCAGCTAACCCCAACAAGGTATTTAATGATCTTGGCGGGATGCGTAAAAAACTAAAACTCGATATTACCATGCCAACCAAAGAAGAGGTAATGGCTTGGTTTGAATAA